GGCTACGACGTGGCCGACTACCGCGACGTCGACCCGCTGTTCGGCACCCTCGCCGACGCGGACAAGCTGATCGCCGAGGCCCGCTCCCGTGGCCTGCGGGTGATCGTCGACCTGGTGCCGAACCACACCTCGTCGGCGCACCGCTGGTTCCAGGCCGCGCTGGCCGCCGCGCCGGGCAGCCCGGAGCGGTCCCGGTACATCTTCCGCGACGGCCTCGGCCCGGCCGGCGACCAGCCGCCGAACGACTGGCAGAGCGTCTTCGGCGGCCCGGCCTGGACGCGGACTGTCGACCCGGACGGCCGACCCGGCCAGTGGTACCTGCACCTGTTCGACACCGGCCAGCCCGACCTCAACTGGGACAACCCGGAGGTGCACGAGGAGTTCCTCGGCGTCCTGCGGTTCTGGTTGGACCGCGGGGTGGACGGCTTCCGCGTCGACGTCGCCCACGGCCTCGTCAAGCAGGCCGACCTGGCCGACTGGCAGGAGCCCCAGGAGATCCTCTCCGGTAACGAGATCGACAAGCCGCGCCCGCCCATGTGGGACCAGGACGGCGTGCACGAGATCTACCGGCAGTGGCGGCGGGTCCTGGACAGCTACCCCGGCGAGCGGGTGCTTGTCGCCGAGGCGTGGGTGGAGCCGGCCGAGCGGCTGGCCCGCTACGTCCGCCCGGACGAGATGCACCAGGCGTTCAACTTCGAGTACCTGCTCGCCGCGTGGACCGCGCCGGCCCAGTACGCGGTGATCACCCGCTCCCTGGAGGCGACCGACTCGGTGGGCGCGCCGACGACCTGGGTGCTGTCCAACCACGACGTGGTGCGACACGCCTCCCGGCTCGGCCTGGCGGTCGGCGGCGGCCGACCCAACGGCATCGGCATCGGCGACCCGCAGCCGGACGCCGCGCTCGGCCTGCGCCGGGCCCGGGCGGCCACCCTGCTGATGCTCGCCCTGCCCGGCTCGGCGTACCTCTACCAGGGCGAGGAGCTGGGCCTGCCCGAGCACACCACGATGCCCGACGAGGCCCGGCAGGACCCGACCTGGGCGCGCAGCGGGCACACCCAGCGGGGTCGCGACGGCTGCCGGGTGCCGATCCCGTGGGAGGCCGACGCCCCGTCGTACGGCTTCGGGCCCACCGACGCCAGCTGGCTGCCGCAACCCCCGTCCTGGGCGGAGTACGCGCTGGACCGGCAGCGCGACGTGCCCGGCTCGACGTACGAGCTGTACCGCACGGCGCTGCGGCTGCGCCGCGCTCACGGCCTGGGTCGGGGCACGCTTGAGTGGTTGTCCTCGGGCGACGAGACGCTCACCTTCCGCAACGGCGAGCTGACGGTGCTTACCAACTTCGGCGACGCCCCAGCACCGGTTCCGCCCGACGCCGAGGTGCTCGCGTCCAGCGCCCCGCTGGACGACCAGGGCGCGGTCCCGACCGACGTGACCGTCTGGCTACGCGGCTGACCCGACCCGACCCGTTCCGCCGGCCGCCCCGCGACAGTGCTCGCGGGGCGGTCGGCCGGGTGGTGCCGACTTCCTTTGGAGCTGATGCCGCAGACGAATCACGCGCAGCGCCCGCGCCGCTGTTACGCGGCGAGCGGCGTCAGAGGCGGTCGGCGCGGGTGTGCAGCAGGTCGTGCACGGTGTCGATGTCGGCCGGTGAGGTCCGCGAGGCGAGCCAGTACATGATGCCGGTGGGGATGAAGAAGAGCTGGAACGCCGCCAGCCCGACCGCGAAGTTCAGCGGTGGCGGGAAGGCCGCGCGCAGACCCTGGAAGGCGACCCCGACCAGCCCGTTGCCGGCCGACCGACCGACCCCGTTGACCAGGTTGCCGAGGCTGTAGACGGTCCCCCGGTGCTCCGGCGGGTTCACGTCGGCGATCAGCGCGAACCAGTTCGGCGAGTTGGCCGACGTCAACGCGAGCGCCACCACGGCGGTGAGCAGGCTCAGCCCGACCGACGGCTCGGTGAACACACTTGACAGCACCGCGCCGATCACCGCGCCGCCGCCGGCGCCGTCGGGCACGTCGATGGTCACCGGCACGAAGAACAGCACGAGGTAGAACGGTACGGCCGCGAGGATTCCGACGGCCGCGACCAACGCCCGGCCCCGAGGGGTACGCCGTTGCACCGCGTCGCCGACCAGCCCGCCGACGATGGAGAGCACGCCGCCGAGCTGGAACAGCGTGGCGAAGACGCTGCCCACCACCACCGCCGTCGACTCGGAGTAGCCCTGCGCCTCGGCCCGCTCGGCGAAGAGCCTCGGCAGCCAGACCAGTGAGCCGAAGGCCGCCTGCGCGGTCAGGCCCTGCAGGATCAACCACCGGTTGGTCCGCCGGGCCAGGATGCGCGGCAGATCGGCGCGGCTGATCCGGTAGTCGTACTCGGCGCCGGCGTCCAACGCGCCGGCCAGCTCCGGTTCGCTCTGGCCGCGCCGGATGTCATAGGTGAACAGGTACGCGAGGGTGGCGACCAGGCCCACGCCGGTCAGCACCCAGAACGGTCGCCGCCAGTCGGTCGCCCCGAGCAGCCCACCCACAAGCGTCCCGGCCAACGTGCCGACGCCCTGGGAGAGCCCCCAGAAGCTCATCACGAGCCCGCGCCGGGTCGGTGAGATCAGGTCGGTGACGACCGAGAAGCCCACCGAGCCGACCGCGCCGAGACCGACCGCCGCGACGAGCTGGGCGGTCAGGAACATGAGGTAGCCGTCGGCGAGCGCGCTGCCTCCGGTGCCCGCAGCCCAGAGCAGGGTGCCCACCATCAGCAGCGGTTTGCGGTTGGTGCGGTCGCCGACGTACGCCCAGCCGACCGCGGCCACCGCGCTGACCAGGAAGCTGACCGCGGTGACGAGGCCGAGCAGCCCGCCCGACACGTCGAACGCGTCGGAGATCGGCCCGTACAGCGGTGGGACCAGCCCGATCGCCACGTTGTCCAGCGAGGCGAGCAGCACGAACACCACGACGCTGTACAGCCGGTGCGTCCGGCCACCGCCCCGGCCGTGCCAGCCCCTGGTCACCGTCATGACCGGCAGCCAACCAGACTCCGACGACGGGGTCGTCACGCGGGTGGGTGCCGGCCGGCTCCCACCCGCGTCGACTCCGGGGGTGTCAGCGGCGGTCGAGGACCAACCCGCGGGCCGCGGCGTACTGGTCACGGACGGCGGGGACGGGCTCCGCCGCGTACTCCTCGGTGCCCTTGACCTCCCACTGCGGCGGCGTCGCACCGCCGAGGGCGACCCAGGCGGCCTGGCGGGCGGCGCCGTCGGCGACGTACTCCCCGGCGGGCGGGACGACCACCGGGCAGCCGAAGACCTGCGGTGCGATCCGGCGGACCGCTGCCGACCGGGCCCCGCCGCCGACCAGGATGACCCGGCGGACTGTGGCGCCCTGCGCGGTCAGCGCGTCCAGGCCGTCGGCGAGCGCGCAGAGCATGCCCTCCACGGCGGCCCGGGCCAGGTGCGCGGCTGTCGACGTGCGCAGGGTCAGCCCGTGCACCGCGCCGGTGGCCAACGGACGGTTGGGCGTCCGCTCACCCTCCAGGTAGGGCACCATGACCAGCCCGTCCGCGCCGGCCGGCGCGGAGAGCGCCAGCTCGGCCAGCTCGTCCAGGCCGACACCCAGCATCGTGGCGGCGGCGTCCAGCACCCGGGCCGCGTTGAGCGTGCAGACCAGCGGCAGGAAGCGGCCCGACGCGTCGGCGAAGCCGGCCACCGCGCCGCTCTCGTCGGCCGCCGGCACGTCGGCCACGCTGAACACCGTGCCGGAGGTGCCGATCGAGACGACCACGTCACCGGGGCCGGCGCCGACGCCGAACGCGGCGGCGGCGTTGTCACCGGTGCCCGCGCCGAGCAGCGCGCCACCCCCACCCAGCTCGTCGGCAAGCGTGCCGGCCGATTCGGCCGGACCCAGCACCTCGGGCACCACGAGCTGCCGGCCGAAGGCCCGTTCCAGCAGGTCGAGACGGTAGGAACCGGTTGCCGGCGACCAGTAGCCGGTGCCGCTGGCGTCACCACGGTCGGTCCGCAGCCCCGCCAACCCCGGCGCACCTGCCAGCCGCCAGGTCAGCCAGTCGTGCGGCAGGCAGACGGCCGCCACCCGGGCGGCCTGCTCCGGCTCGTGCCGGGCCAGCCAGCGCAGCTTGGTGATGGTGAAGCTCGCCACCGGCACGCTGCCGGTGCCCTCGGCCCAGAACCGACTCCCCGCCGCGCCGCCGCCGGCCTCCTCGATGAGGTCGGCGGCAGCGTCGGCGGAGCGGGTGTCGTTCCACAACAGGGCCGGGCGGACCACCCGGCCCGCCTCGTCGAGGCAGACCATGCCGTGCTGCTGGCCGGCGACGGAGACCGCCGCGACGTCGGCCAGCCCGCCGGCCTCGTCGGCGGCGCTGCGTAGCGCCTGCCACCAGGCTTCCGGGTCGACCTCCGTGCCGTCCGGGTGCGGTGCCCGGCCCTGCCGGAGCAGGGCGCCGGTCTCCGCGTCCCGGATGACCACCTTGCAGGACTGGGTGGACGAGTCAACGCCTGCGACCAACGGCATGGCGGGGCCTCAGCGAGCGCCGAGCAGGTGCTCGACGGCGAGCTGGTTGAGCCGGACGAAGGCGAAGCCCCGCTCGGCCACCGCGTCCACGTCGACGTCCTCGAACGCGGACCTGTCGGCCAGGAACTCCTCGTAGCCCTCACCGTCGCCGAGCGTCGGCGTGTTGAGGTCGCCGACCTTGCTGGTGGCGAGCGCCTCGACCACCTCGGGGTCGGCGCGGAACGCCGCCGCCCGCTCCTTGAGCAGCAGGTAGGTGCTCATGTTGGCCGCCGCGGAGGCCCAGACACCGTCCATGTCCTCGGTCCGGGAGGGCTTGTAGTCGAAGTGCCGGGGGCCGTCGTAGGCCGGGCCGCCGTTCGGGCCGCCGTTCTCCAGGAGGTCCACCAGGGCGAACGCGTTCATCAGGTCACCGTGGCCGAAGACCAGGTCCTGGTCGTACTTGATGCCGCGCTGGCCGTTGAGGTCCAGGTGGAACAGCTTGCCCTGCCAGAGCGCCTGGGCGATGCCGTGGGCGTAGTTGAGCCCGGCCATCTGCTCGTGGCCGACCTCCGGGTTGAGACCGACAAGCTCCGGGTGGGCGAGCTGGGAGATGAAGCCGAGCGCGTGCCCGATGGTGGGCAGCAGGATGTCGCCGCGCGGCTCGTTGGGCTTGGGCTCCAGGGCGAACCGCAGGTTGTAGCCCTTGTCGATGGAGTACTGGGTGAGCAGGTCGACAGCCTCGCGGTAGCGGTCGAGGGCGGCGCGGACGTCCTTGGCGAGGTCGTACTCGGAGCCCTCACGGCCGCCCCACATCACGAAGGTGCTGGCGCCCAGCTCGGCGGCCAGGTCGACCTGACGCAGCACCTTGCGCAGCGCGAAGCGACGGACGTCGCGGTCGTTGCTGGTGAAGCCGCCGTCCTTGAAGATCGGGTGGGTGAAGAGGTTGGTGGTGACCATCGGCACCACCAGGCCGGTCTCGTCGAGCGCCTTGCGGAACCGGGCGATGTGCTGGTCGCGGGTGGCGGGGTCGGCCCCGAACGGGATCAGGTCGTCGTCGTGGAAGGTGATGCCGTACGCGCCCAGCTCGGCGAGCCTGTGCACCGCCTCGACGGCGTCGAGCTCGGGACGGGTCGCGTCGCCGAACGGGTCGCGGGCCTGCCAGCCCACGGTCCAGAGCCCGAAGGAGAACTTGTCGGCGGGGGTGGGACGGGGTGCCATGGGGACCTCCGGGGTGGTGGGATGGTGTTGCCCGCTATTAGTTCAGCGATTGAATTATTTGCCCGCCCTATGGCACTGTCAAGGGGTGAGCCCCACCCCCGCCCCGGCCGGCGCAGCCCGTCAGGGCAGCCTCCGCGAGCTCAACCTCGCCCTGGTTCTCGGCCGGATCGCCGCCGCCGACCGCCCCCCGTCGCGCGCCGACCTGGCCACCGCCACCGGCCTGACCCGAGCCACCGTCTCCGCGGTGGTCGAGGACCTGCTCGCGGGCCAACTGGTAAGCGAGGCCGACCCGGCGCCCCGGGCGGGCGCCGGCCGCCCGGCCCGAGGGCTGGTCCTGGCCGACCGGGGCCCGGCCGGGCTCGGCCTGGAGGTCAACGTCGACTACCTGACGGTGTGCGTCGTCGACCTCGCCGGGCAGGTCCGGCACCGCACCGTGCACCGGGCCGACCTGCGTCCGGTCGCCCCCGCCGACGCGCTGGCCCGCCTCGTCGACCTGGCCGGGCAGGCCCGCGCCGACGCGGCCCAGCAGGGCCTCACCCTCGCCGGGGCCGCGCTCGCCGTACCCGGCCTGGTGGACGACGCCGGACTGGTCCGGCTCGCGCCGAACCTCGGCTGGCGGGACGTACCGGTCCCCGAACTGCTCAGCGGCCACCCGTCCCTGACCGACCAGGTGCCGGGCGTACCGGCCCTGGTGGTGGACAACGAGGCCAACTTCGCCGCGCTCGGCGAGCTGCACTCCCGGCCCCCCGGCCTGGCCAGTTTCCTGCACATCTCCGGCGAGGTAGGCATCGGCGCGGGGATCGTCCTGGACGGCGCGCTGTTCCGCGGGGTGCGCGGCTGGAGCGGCGAGATCGGGCACCTCCCGGTCCACCCCCAGGGGCGGCCCTGCCGGTGCGGCGGCCGTGGCTGCCTGGAGCAGTACGCCGGCCAGGAGGCGATCGTGGCCGCCGCCGGGCTGCTGCGGGCGGAGCTTCCCGCGGACATCGCGACGGCGCGGCTGGCCGAGTTGGCCGAGGCCGGCGACCCGGACGCGCTACGGGCGCTGCACGACGCCGGCACGGCCCTCGGGGTGGCGGTCGCCAGCGTGGTCAACCTGCTGGACCTGGACACCGTGGTGCTCGGCGGTGGGTACGCCCCGCTGGCGCCCTGGCTGTGCCCGCCGGTGCTCGCCGAGATCGCGGCCCGGGTGCTCACCGCCGCGTGGTCACCGGTCACCGTCCGGCCCTCGACCCTCGGTCCGGAGGCGGCCGCCGTGGGGGCTGCCGAATCGGTGGTCCGGCGGATCGTCGCCCGGCCCGCCGGCTGGCTGGGCCGCTCCGGCTGACGCGCTCTGGGCGTGCCTCGGTGCGGCTCGGTACGCTTGCCGTCAGGCAACGGCCCGCAGGCGAGGAGTGCACGAGCATGCGTACAGGTCGTCAGACGCGGGCCGGCGTCGGGCGGTGACCACGACCCGACGGGGCGGCATCGCCGGTCCCCTCGGCGACGACGGGCAGGCGTCACGCCGTCCGACCCGCCAGAGCGCCGGCGGTACGCTGCCGGCCGACTCGCCGCTGGCCCGCGAGCTGCTCGACGGGCTCGCCGAGGCGGTGCTGACCACCGACGAGACCGGCCGGGTGACCCTCGTCAACGCCCGGGCGGCAGACCTGCTCCCGGAGATCGTCGCGGGCGTCGAGCTGGCCCGTTGCCCGGTGGCGGCACTTGCCCAGGCCGTGCGGGACGGCACCGACAGCTTCGACGCCGAGCACCACGGCCGGCACCTGCGAGGCGGTCGACGGCAGCTCGCCGGCAGCAGGTACGGCTGGTACGTCCGGGACGTCACGGAGGAGCACGCCCGCACCGACGCCCTGCTGGCCGAGCGCTCCCGCACCGCGTTCCTCGCCCAGGCCGGCAGCCGGCTCGGGCTGTCCCTGCACCGGGACCAGACACTGTGCACCACCGCCGCCCTCGCCGTGCCGTACCTGGCCGATGCCGCCGTGGCGCTGCTCCGTCCACCCGCGCCGGCCGAGCCGCACCCACGCTGGACGCGGTACGCCGACGGCGATCCTTCCCCCGTCACCGGGCTGGCCGGCCCGGAGCTGACCGACGGCGTCCCCGGCCTCGGTGAGGCGTTCGACGGCGTACCCACCGAGCCGAGCGCCGGGCGGGACGCCGAGGCCGCGGACCTGACCGCCGTGCTCCCACCCGGGTTCGGCCGGCCGGGCGCGGTGCTGGTCAGCCCGATGCCCGGTCCCGGGGGGTCGGCAGGCGCGCTGGTGTTGGTCCGCCGTGCCGGTCGGGCCGACTTCGACCCGCGCGACGTCGAACTGGCCCGCGAGTTCGCCGCGCGGGCCGGCGCGGCGCTGGCCGCCGCCGAGCTGTACGGCGAGCAGGCCCACCTGGCCCGGGTGTTGCAGACCAGCCTGCTCCCGCCGGAACTGCCGACGGTGTCCGGCGTGAGCCTGGCCGGCGGCTACCGGGCCGCTGGGGACACGCTGCGCATCGGCGGCGACTTCTACGAGGTCTTCCCGCACTCGCGGGGCGCGCTGTTCGCGGTGGGCGACGTGTCCGGCAAGGGCGTCGGGGCGGCCGTGCTGACCGGGCGGGTCCGCCAGTCGTTGCAGACCCTGCGCCTGGTCGAGCAGCGACCGCTGGAGCTGATCCACCTGCTCAACCGCACCCTGTTCGACGCGCCCGACGCGGCACGGCGCAGCCAGCTCACCACCCTGCTGCTCGGGTCACTGGAGCGCGGGCCGGCCGGGGTGGACATCCGGATCGCCGGCGGCGGCCACCCCGCGCCGCTGCTGGTGACAACCGCCGGTTCGGTCGTCCCGGTCCCGGTCGGCGGGATGCCGGTCGGCGCACTCGCCGACGCCCGGTTCGCCGAGACTCGGGTGCACCTCGACCCGGGCGACCTGCTCCTCGCGTACACCGACGGGGTGACCGAGGCGACCGGCGGCCCGGTCCACGTCGAGAAGTTCGGCGAGCACCGGCTGCGCGCCGCGCTCGCCGCGGCGGCCGGGCTGCCGCCGGCAGCCCTGGTCGACAGGCTGCTCCGGGTTGTCGACGAGTGGCTGGGCCGGCAGGCTCACGACGACATCGCCATGCTGGCGGTGTGCGCCTCGGCGCCGGCCTGAGTCAGGCGCTCCGCGCGTCGGCGCCGGCCCGAGTCAGGCGCTGTGCGCGCCGGCGCCGGCCCGAGTCAGGCGGTTCGAGCCACCGGCGGCTCGCCTGTGGGCCGTTCGCGTGGCGTGCCAGCCGCCCGCTCGGGGCCTGTCGGCCGGCTCTGCCACACCGGTCGGGTCGACCGCTCCGGGTGCTCCGACGAGTCCCTCACCGGCCCGCCTGGCCGGTCCGGATCCTGCGGGTCCGCGTCGTCCGTCCAGTCGCCCCGCCCACGCGGCCGTTCCCCGTCCTCCGTTGCCGAGCCGCTCAGCGTCTGCTGCCGTCGGGCGGCCTCGTCGAACTCCCGCATCCCGTCGACAAGCGCGGCGCGACCCTCCGGGCTCATCGCCGCCAGCACGGCGGCAATCCGCTCCTGACGGTCGGCGCGCAGCTCTGCGAGGAGTCGACGGGCCTCCGGGGTGAGATGGAGAGAGATCTCCCGCCTGTCGAAGCGGCCCGGCTCGCGCTCCAGCATGCCGGCCGCGACCAACCGGTCGCAGAGCCGGCTTGCGGAACTGAGCAACATGTCCAGGCGGGTGGCGAGTCGGCGTAGGTTGATCCCGTCGTATTGCTCGACCACCATCACAGCCCGTAGTTGGGCTCCGGAGACCCGGCTGGCGGTCGCCTCACGGGCGGAATCCCAGACGCCCAGCAGGGCATCCGCCGCCGCGTCCAACGCGGCAGCCATACTCGTCGCAGGGTCCGGCGGACCATGTTTTTCGGCCATGGTGGCCCGAGACTACTCCGAAGCCACTGGTAGTCGAGCTTTGATCAAGGAGGCCTGATGAGCGAACCGGTCAATCGGGCACGACGTACCCTGAACGAGACACCCGCCGACCGTGTCGTGGGCGGTGTCGGAGAGGTCCTCGACGAGGTGTACGGGATCACCGAAGCGGAGCTGTACCAGGTCGACTACCGCCTCTCGGAGCTGTTGCCACTCACCGAGGGTGACTCCCTCCGGGGCGCCGGACACCCCGCCTGGCGGGCCTTCGACCACCAGTCGCCCCTGTTGGTCGACGGCACCGCCTGGCTGCCGGTCAGCATGCGCGGCGAACGCCGGGGCGTCCTGCGCCTGGCGCCGGTGTCCGACGACCCCGCCGTGCTCGTCGAGCTGGCCGACATCGCCACCGCGCTCGCGCACGAGCTGGCCGCCGTCTCCCCCGGCACCGACGTCTACAGCGTCGCGCGGCGCAGTCAGCGGCTCACGTTGGCCGCCGAGATGCAGTGGGACCTGCTCCCCGGCCGCAGCCGGATCCGACAGTCGTTCAGCCTGGCCGGGCAGCTGGAACCGGCGTACGCCGTGCGGGGGGACAGCTTCGACTGGTCCGACGACGGGCAGAAGCTCTGGCTCTCCACCGTCAACGGGACCGGTGAGGGCGTCGCGGCGTCCCTGCTCACGTCGCTGGCCACCCACGCGCTGCGCAACGCTCGCCGGGCCGGCCTCGGTCTGGGTGATCAGGCAGCCCTCGCCGACCAGGCCATCTACGACGAGTACCGGGGCAAGCGACACCTCTCCGTGCTGTTGATGGAGCTGGACCTGCGGTCCGGGACGATGACTGTGGTGGACGCCGGCTCGCCGCGGCTCGTCCTGCTGCGCGACGGGGAGGTTGCCGAGCAGCCGCTTGAGGCGCAGTTCCCGCTCGGCATGTTCGAGGCGACCGACTACCACGAGCAGACGTTCACGCTTGAACGCGGCGACCGGCTCTTCGTGGTCAGCGACGGCGTGGTGGAGGCCACCGGGCGGAACGTGCGCTACGGCGAGACGGCACTGGACCGGTTCCTGCGCCGCACCGGCCCGATGGAGCCGCTGGACGCCGTCCGGTCGCTGATCGGTGACCTGCGCGCCTTCGTGGCGGGCGACCTCGTCGACGATGCAGTGGTGGTCTGCCTGGACTGGACCGGCCCGCAGGCGTGAGCGCCGGCGGTCAGTACGCGCCGCGGCTGTTCAGCACCGCGCCTGCGGTCTTCCACAGGATGGTGAGGTCGGCGGCGAGCGACCAGTTCTCCACGTAGTAGAGATCGAGTCGGATGCCGTCCTCCCAGCTCAGGTCGGACCGGCCGCTGACCTGCCACAGCCCGGTCATGCCGGGCTTCACCAACAGCCGCCGGGCCACGTCACCGTCGTAGCGGGCCACCTCCGAGGGCAGCGGCGGACGCGGCCCGACCAGGCTCATCTGGCCCAGCAGCACGTTGACAAGCTGCGGCAGCTCGTCAAGCGACCACTTGCGCAGCATCCGGCCGACCCGGGTCACCCGAGGGTCGTCGCGCATCTTGAACATGAGGCCGTCGGTCTCGTTGCGGGCCGCCAGCTCGGCGAGCAGCGCGTCGGCGTTGACCACCATCGTCCGGAACTTGAAGACGCCGAACTCCTGCCCGCCCCGGCCCACCCGGACCTGCCGGAACAGCACCGGCCCCCGGCTGTCCAGTTTGATGGCCAACGCGATGACCGCGATCAGCGGCAGCAGCAGCGCCAACGCCAGCGACGACGCCGACCTGTCGACGAACCCCTTGACCAGCTTGCGCGCACCCCGGAACTCGGGCGCCTCGACGTGGATCAGGGGCAGCCCGGCGACCGGACGGGTGTGGATCCGCGGGCCTGCCACATCGGTAAGCGCGGGCGCCACGACGAGGTCGACGCCGGTCCCCTCCAGTTGCCAACCGAGCCGACGCAGTCGGGTCGCCGTCAGCTCACCGGAGGCGGTCACCGCGACCGTGTCCGCGCCGATCGCGGTGGCGGCCTCCGGGATGCCCCTGAACGATCCCACCACCGGCACGTCACCGAGCCGCTGCGCCACGGGCGCGAGCAGCGCGTCGGGGATGCACGCGCCGACCACCTGATAGCCGGCGTACGGCTCCCGGCGCAGCGTGTGCACCAACTCCAGGACGTGTGCGGTGTCGCCGACCACGAGCACCTTGCGGGACCAGCCGGCGCCCTTCGAGCGGGCCCGGTGCAGGCGTTTGCGCACGACGAAGCGGGTCGCCTCCAGCCCGACCGTGCCCACCGCGAACGAGAGGCCGAGGAAACCGCGGGAGACGCCGACGTCGGCGATGTAGCCGGCGATGGCGATCGCGCCGGCCAGCCGCAGGCTCGCCGAGCTGACCCGCCGGTACTCGTCAGCCCCGTAGCCGACGACCCGGTCGTCGTAGCAGCCGAGCGCCTTGAGGGAGATCAGCCAGGCGAGGACCAACCCCGGGGCCACAAGCACGTACGGGATCTTCGAGCCGACCGGCTCCTCGTCCCCGAATCGGCCGACGTACCCGATGAACAGCGCGATGATGAGGATTGTGGTGTCAAGCACGACCAGGACCCGGACGTAGGACCGTTCGTCGGCGCGGGCCACCAGCCCGCTCGGCGGGCCTTCCGGCGTCGCCGAGGTGTTGGCAGGGGTCAACAGTGTCGCCGCGGTCACCGGCCCTCCCACTCTGCTCAGGACGGCCCCGGCCGACGAGTCGGACCGGAGGCGGACGGACGATGCCGGGACACGTCGACATCCTGCCCTGATAACTATGACTGCCGATTGCTTCCGACGTATTGCCGTCACTTTTCTTCAACCCCGCGGCCATAAAGGAACCCGCCGTACCGCTGACGCGGTACGGCGGGTTCCTCCTGCTCTGCGGCCGGTCAGCGCGGCGCCGGGGGGCGGCGCGCGATGGCGGTGAGGAAGATGCTGCCGATCTCGCTCGGGTCCTTCGTGACGAAGACGTCGCCGCCGGTCACCTTGGTGATCGACTCCAACTCGGTCTTGCTGACGCCCTCGCCGATACCGATCATGATGACCTGGACGGGCCGCTCGGGGTCGGCGATCTGCTTGAGCTTGGCGAGCAGTTGCTGCTGGTTGAGGCCGTTGTCGTCCTCGTTCTTG
The DNA window shown above is from Micromonospora lupini and carries:
- a CDS encoding PP2C family protein-serine/threonine phosphatase, whose protein sequence is MSEPVNRARRTLNETPADRVVGGVGEVLDEVYGITEAELYQVDYRLSELLPLTEGDSLRGAGHPAWRAFDHQSPLLVDGTAWLPVSMRGERRGVLRLAPVSDDPAVLVELADIATALAHELAAVSPGTDVYSVARRSQRLTLAAEMQWDLLPGRSRIRQSFSLAGQLEPAYAVRGDSFDWSDDGQKLWLSTVNGTGEGVAASLLTSLATHALRNARRAGLGLGDQAALADQAIYDEYRGKRHLSVLLMELDLRSGTMTVVDAGSPRLVLLRDGEVAEQPLEAQFPLGMFEATDYHEQTFTLERGDRLFVVSDGVVEATGRNVRYGETALDRFLRRTGPMEPLDAVRSLIGDLRAFVAGDLVDDAVVVCLDWTGPQA
- a CDS encoding sugar transferase, translated to MTAATLLTPANTSATPEGPPSGLVARADERSYVRVLVVLDTTILIIALFIGYVGRFGDEEPVGSKIPYVLVAPGLVLAWLISLKALGCYDDRVVGYGADEYRRVSSASLRLAGAIAIAGYIADVGVSRGFLGLSFAVGTVGLEATRFVVRKRLHRARSKGAGWSRKVLVVGDTAHVLELVHTLRREPYAGYQVVGACIPDALLAPVAQRLGDVPVVGSFRGIPEAATAIGADTVAVTASGELTATRLRRLGWQLEGTGVDLVVAPALTDVAGPRIHTRPVAGLPLIHVEAPEFRGARKLVKGFVDRSASSLALALLLPLIAVIALAIKLDSRGPVLFRQVRVGRGGQEFGVFKFRTMVVNADALLAELAARNETDGLMFKMRDDPRVTRVGRMLRKWSLDELPQLVNVLLGQMSLVGPRPPLPSEVARYDGDVARRLLVKPGMTGLWQVSGRSDLSWEDGIRLDLYYVENWSLAADLTILWKTAGAVLNSRGAY
- a CDS encoding MarR family winged helix-turn-helix transcriptional regulator — translated: MAAALDAAADALLGVWDSAREATASRVSGAQLRAVMVVEQYDGINLRRLATRLDMLLSSASRLCDRLVAAGMLEREPGRFDRREISLHLTPEARRLLAELRADRQERIAAVLAAMSPEGRAALVDGMREFDEAARRQQTLSGSATEDGERPRGRGDWTDDADPQDPDRPGGPVRDSSEHPERSTRPVWQSRPTGPERAAGTPRERPTGEPPVARTA